Sequence from the bacterium genome:
TTTTTCAATCAGGTACGCATACAATACGGAGTAGCTCCCCATGCACGATCGCCTATTTATTCCCGGTCCGGTGGAAGTTCGTCCTGAATTGCTGCAAGCGATTTCCAAGCCGCAGGTCGGCCACCGCACGCAAGCCTATATGGATGTCCACTCGGCCACCATTCCTCTATTAAAGAAGATCCTCTATACCGAGCAGGATGTCCTGCTGTTCACTTGTTCGGCGACAGGGGTGATGGAAGGTTCGTTGCGCAATCTGTGTCAGAAGAAGGCGCTGGTCACGGTCAACGGCGCGTTTTCCAAGCGCTGGTTCCAAATTGCCGGCTTCAACGGCATTCCCGCCGACAAGCTGGAAGTGCCGATGGGGCAGGCGGTCAGGCCTGAAGCAGTAGACGCGGCTTTGGCGACCGGACAGTATGACCAATTCTGCGCTGTCTTCAACGAAACTTCGACGGGCGTGCGCGCACCGCTGGAGAAGTATTCGGAAGTGCTCAAGAAATATCCCGACGTGATGTTCTGCGTGGATGCAATGTCGGCGATGGCCGGTGACAAGATTGAAACTGACAAGCTCGGTCTCGACGTGTGTTTGGCCGGGACGCAGAAGTGCTGGGGCCTGCCGACGGGGATGTGCGTGACGATGATTTCCAATAAGGCGATGGCTAAGGCCGCGACGGCTAAGGCGCCGGGTTACTATGTGAACTTCGTGGACGCAAAGAAGTACAACGACAAGCATCAGACG
This genomic interval carries:
- a CDS encoding alanine--glyoxylate aminotransferase family protein, with product MHDRLFIPGPVEVRPELLQAISKPQVGHRTQAYMDVHSATIPLLKKILYTEQDVLLFTCSATGVMEGSLRNLCQKKALVTVNGAFSKRWFQIAGFNGIPADKLEVPMGQAVRPEAVDAALATGQYDQFCAVFNETSTGVRAPLEKYSEVLKKYPDVMFCVDAMSAMAGDKIETDKLGLDVCLAGTQKCWGLPTGMCVTMISNKAMAKAATAKAPGYYVNFVDAKKYNDKHQTPHTPAIPILFGLHAQVEHIVNVEGLDNR